One stretch of Vulgatibacter sp. DNA includes these proteins:
- the rpmJ gene encoding 50S ribosomal protein L36: MKVRASVKKICEKCKVIRRRGIVRVICAANPRHKQRQG, encoded by the coding sequence ATGAAGGTGCGGGCATCCGTCAAGAAGATTTGCGAAAAGTGCAAGGTCATTCGGCGTCGTGGCATCGTGCGCGTCATCTGCGCTGCCAACCCGCGTCACAAGCAGCGCCAGGGCTGA
- the rpsM gene encoding 30S ribosomal protein S13, protein MARIAGVDLPREKRVVISLQYIYGIGSSVAKQICERAQVDESIRTKDLTDDQTRRIREVIERDVKVEGDLRREISMNIKRLMDLGAYRGLRHRKGLPVRGQRTHTNARTRKGPKRSLARPRAAAR, encoded by the coding sequence GTGGCACGCATCGCCGGCGTAGACCTTCCCCGCGAGAAGCGGGTGGTCATCTCGCTCCAGTACATCTACGGCATCGGTTCCAGCGTCGCGAAGCAGATCTGCGAGCGCGCTCAGGTCGACGAGAGCATCCGTACCAAGGACCTCACCGACGACCAGACCCGTCGCATCCGCGAAGTCATCGAGCGCGACGTCAAGGTCGAGGGCGACCTCCGCCGTGAGATCTCGATGAACATCAAGCGGCTCATGGACCTCGGTGCCTACCGCGGTCTGCGTCACCGCAAGGGCCTGCCCGTCCGCGGCCAGCGCACCCACACGAACGCCCGCACCCGCAAGGGTCCGAAGCGCTCGCTGGCACGCCCCCGCGCAGCAGCCCGGTAA
- the rpsK gene encoding 30S ribosomal protein S11, with the protein MADDKKTKKKVRKNIQQGVVHIASTFNNTLITITDVSGNVISWSSSGARGFKGSRKSTPFAAQVAAGDAAAKAMEHGLRSVSVMVKGPGAGRESALRALAAAGLKVQLIKDVTPIPHNGCRPPKRRRV; encoded by the coding sequence ATGGCCGACGACAAGAAGACCAAGAAGAAGGTCAGGAAGAATATCCAGCAGGGTGTCGTGCACATCGCATCGACGTTCAACAACACCCTGATCACCATCACCGATGTCTCGGGCAACGTGATCTCGTGGTCGAGCTCCGGTGCGCGTGGTTTCAAGGGTTCGCGCAAGTCGACCCCCTTCGCCGCGCAGGTGGCTGCTGGTGACGCCGCCGCCAAGGCGATGGAGCACGGCCTTCGCTCGGTCTCGGTCATGGTGAAGGGTCCTGGCGCCGGTCGCGAGTCCGCCCTCCGGGCCCTCGCCGCCGCGGGTCTCAAGGTCCAGCTCATCAAGGACGTGACCCCGATTCCGCACAATGGCTGCCGGCCCCCCAAGCGTCGCCGGGTCTGA
- the rpsD gene encoding 30S ribosomal protein S4 yields MARYTGASCRLCRRENLKMYLKGDRCYSDKCAIERRPYPPGQHGQGRIKFSEYGVQLREKQKVKRIYGLLESQFRLTYHKAAAKKGKTGENLLQALEMRLDNVAFRMGFADTRAESRQLVRHAHFTVNGKKVNIPSYQVRVGDVVSVKEKSRKVARIGEALEAVDRRGTPAWVEIDKKGFAGTVKSLPAREDLTLPIQEQLIVELYSK; encoded by the coding sequence GTGGCTCGTTACACCGGAGCGTCGTGCCGTCTTTGCCGACGCGAGAATCTCAAGATGTACCTCAAGGGCGATCGCTGCTACAGCGACAAGTGCGCGATCGAGCGCCGCCCCTACCCCCCGGGCCAGCACGGCCAGGGCCGGATCAAGTTCTCGGAGTACGGCGTCCAGCTGCGCGAGAAGCAGAAGGTCAAGCGCATCTACGGCCTGCTCGAGTCGCAGTTCCGCCTCACCTACCACAAGGCCGCTGCCAAGAAGGGCAAGACCGGCGAGAACCTCCTCCAGGCTCTGGAGATGCGTCTCGACAACGTCGCCTTCCGCATGGGCTTCGCGGACACCCGCGCCGAGTCGCGGCAGCTGGTTCGCCACGCGCACTTCACCGTGAACGGCAAGAAGGTGAACATCCCTTCGTACCAGGTTCGCGTCGGTGACGTGGTCTCCGTCAAGGAGAAGAGCCGCAAGGTCGCCCGCATCGGTGAGGCCCTCGAGGCCGTCGACCGCCGCGGCACCCCGGCCTGGGTGGAGATCGACAAGAAGGGCTTCGCCGGCACCGTGAAGTCGCTTCCTGCTCGCGAGGATCTGACGCTCCCCATCCAGGAGCAGCTGATCGTCGAGCTCTACAGCAAGTAA
- a CDS encoding DNA-directed RNA polymerase subunit alpha, which translates to MADATIAKNWRDLIKPRGLQVEQESLTNTYGKFVAEPLERGFGITLGNSLRRVLLSSLQGAAITSVKIEGVDHEFTTVPEVSEDVTDIILNLKEVRLRMHTLDTKPLRIEVEGPKEVKAGDIITDPQVEVLNPGHHIATVAEGGKLRIEMTCRRGRGYVPAERNKVAGQPIGTIPVDSLFSPVKKVNYQVTNARVGQVTDFDKLSLEVWTDGSVEPADAVAYAAKIVKEQLSIFINFDESEEPVAVEMPKTEEKLNENLFRSVDELELSVRSANCLQNANIKTIGELVQKTEAEMLKTKNFGRKSLKEIKEILAEMGLSLGMKLDNWPPKGGGVASTPTL; encoded by the coding sequence ATGGCCGACGCCACCATCGCGAAGAACTGGCGCGATCTGATCAAGCCCCGCGGGCTTCAGGTCGAGCAGGAATCGCTGACCAACACCTACGGCAAGTTCGTTGCCGAGCCGCTCGAGCGTGGCTTCGGCATCACGCTGGGCAACTCGCTCCGCCGCGTGCTGCTCTCCTCGCTGCAGGGTGCTGCGATCACCTCCGTGAAGATCGAGGGTGTGGACCACGAGTTCACGACCGTGCCCGAGGTCTCCGAGGACGTGACCGACATCATCCTCAACCTCAAGGAGGTCCGCCTCCGGATGCACACGCTCGACACCAAGCCGCTGCGCATCGAGGTCGAGGGGCCGAAGGAGGTCAAGGCCGGCGACATCATCACCGACCCGCAGGTGGAGGTCCTCAATCCGGGCCACCACATCGCTACCGTCGCCGAGGGCGGCAAGCTGCGCATCGAGATGACCTGCCGCCGCGGCCGGGGCTACGTCCCTGCCGAGCGCAACAAGGTCGCGGGCCAGCCGATCGGCACCATTCCGGTCGACTCGCTCTTCTCGCCGGTGAAGAAGGTCAACTACCAGGTGACCAACGCCCGCGTGGGCCAGGTCACCGACTTCGACAAGCTCTCCCTCGAGGTCTGGACCGACGGCTCGGTGGAGCCGGCGGACGCGGTGGCCTACGCCGCCAAGATCGTCAAGGAGCAGCTGTCGATCTTCATCAATTTCGACGAGTCCGAGGAGCCGGTCGCCGTCGAGATGCCGAAGACCGAAGAGAAGCTCAACGAGAACCTCTTCCGCTCGGTGGACGAGCTCGAGCTCTCGGTCCGCTCGGCCAACTGCCTCCAGAACGCCAACATCAAGACCATTGGCGAGCTGGTGCAGAAGACCGAGGCGGAGATGCTCAAGACCAAGAACTTCGGCCGCAAGAGCCTCAAGGAGATCAAGGAAATCCTTGCGGAGATGGGGCTCTCGCTGGGCATGAAGCTGGACAACTGGCCGCCGAAGGGCGGCGGTGTTGCCAGCACGCCGACTCTCTAA
- the rplQ gene encoding 50S ribosomal protein L17 — translation MRHGVAGRRFSRTSAHREAMMDNMVTSLLRHERIRTTVPKAKEARKLAEKVITLGKKGSLHNRRTAGKVVNDKEVLAKVFGPLSERYAQRPGGYTRIIRLGKRLGDAAEMALLELVDRPEAPVAPAAAEGTEAETPAAE, via the coding sequence ATGCGTCACGGAGTTGCCGGCCGGAGGTTCTCGCGGACCTCGGCCCACCGCGAAGCGATGATGGACAACATGGTCACCTCGCTTCTGCGGCACGAGCGGATCCGCACCACGGTCCCCAAGGCCAAGGAAGCCCGCAAGCTCGCCGAGAAGGTGATCACCCTCGGTAAGAAGGGCTCGCTGCACAACCGTCGCACCGCCGGCAAGGTGGTCAACGACAAGGAAGTGCTGGCCAAGGTCTTCGGTCCCCTGTCGGAGCGCTACGCGCAGCGTCCGGGTGGCTACACCCGGATCATCCGCCTGGGCAAGCGTCTCGGTGACGCCGCCGAGATGGCGCTGCTCGAGCTGGTGGATCGTCCCGAGGCTCCGGTTGCCCCTGCGGCTGCCGAGGGCACCGAGGCCGAGACTCCGGCTGCCGAGTAG
- a CDS encoding ammonium transporter, with protein MAANGLVDTLFVLVCALLVFFMNAGFALLESGLCRARNAASVLAKNFAVFGIAALAYWAVGYGLMFGAAEWALGGLVGRSGFFPDGSGSAPVAIPESAFFFFQLAFVATAASIVSGAVAERTKYVSYLVFCLACCGVIYPVVGHLAWGGGWLTRLGFLDYAGSTVVHATGGTAALVGAWLVGPRQGSYDAAGRPRALPGHSLALATLGSFVLWLGWFGFNAGSGLAFDENALRVILTTVLASSAGVLSSTAVAWWRLGKPELTMTLNGCLGALVSITAGCAVVTPGAAVVIGAGGGALAVLAVPIFDRLRIDDPVGALAVHLCCGIFGTVAVGLFASPALVVEGASFGLLYGGGVGLLGVQLLGCAAVVLFVGLASLGLFTAIRRTIGLRVEPEEEAIGLDRAEIGVVAYGEAVQGALIEPRREPPAPPAPVVAPRPSEA; from the coding sequence ATGGCAGCCAATGGCCTCGTCGATACCCTCTTCGTGCTCGTCTGCGCGCTCCTCGTCTTCTTCATGAACGCGGGCTTCGCGCTGCTGGAATCCGGCCTCTGCAGGGCGCGCAACGCCGCCTCGGTGCTGGCCAAGAACTTCGCCGTTTTTGGTATCGCCGCGCTGGCGTATTGGGCGGTGGGCTACGGGCTGATGTTCGGCGCAGCCGAGTGGGCGCTCGGCGGGCTGGTCGGGCGCTCCGGCTTCTTTCCCGACGGCAGTGGAAGCGCGCCGGTGGCGATCCCCGAGAGCGCCTTCTTCTTCTTCCAGCTCGCGTTCGTCGCCACCGCTGCATCCATCGTCAGCGGCGCGGTGGCCGAGCGCACGAAATACGTTTCGTATCTCGTCTTCTGTCTCGCCTGCTGCGGCGTGATCTATCCGGTGGTGGGGCATCTGGCCTGGGGCGGCGGGTGGCTCACCCGTCTCGGCTTCCTCGACTACGCCGGCTCCACGGTGGTTCACGCCACCGGCGGTACCGCGGCCCTCGTCGGCGCCTGGCTGGTGGGCCCGAGGCAGGGGAGCTACGACGCGGCGGGCAGGCCCCGGGCGCTCCCCGGTCATTCGCTCGCCCTCGCCACCCTGGGCAGCTTCGTCCTCTGGCTCGGCTGGTTCGGCTTCAACGCCGGCTCCGGTCTCGCCTTCGACGAGAACGCCCTTCGGGTCATCCTGACCACCGTGCTCGCATCCTCCGCCGGCGTGCTGTCGTCCACTGCGGTGGCGTGGTGGCGCCTCGGCAAGCCGGAGCTGACCATGACGCTCAACGGCTGCCTCGGCGCGCTGGTCTCGATCACCGCCGGCTGTGCCGTGGTGACACCGGGCGCGGCGGTGGTGATCGGCGCCGGCGGCGGCGCCCTCGCGGTGCTGGCGGTGCCGATCTTCGATCGGCTGCGGATCGACGATCCGGTGGGCGCGCTGGCCGTGCACCTCTGCTGCGGGATCTTCGGCACGGTCGCGGTGGGGCTCTTCGCCAGCCCGGCGCTGGTGGTGGAGGGCGCGTCCTTCGGCCTGCTCTACGGCGGGGGCGTGGGGCTCCTCGGTGTGCAGCTCCTCGGTTGCGCCGCCGTGGTGCTCTTCGTCGGGCTGGCCTCGCTGGGGCTCTTCACCGCCATCCGGCGCACCATCGGCCTTCGGGTGGAGCCGGAGGAGGAGGCGATCGGCCTTGACCGCGCCGAGATCGGCGTCGTCGCGTACGGCGAAGCGGTGCAGGGCGCGTTGATCGAGCCTCGCCGGGAGCCACCCGCGCCGCCGGCGCCGGTGGTGGCGCCGCGGCCGAGCGAAGCATGA
- a CDS encoding UdgX family uracil-DNA binding protein (This protein belongs to the uracil DNA glycosylase superfamily, members of which act in excision repair of DNA. However, it belongs more specifically to UdgX branch, whose founding member was found to bind uracil in DNA (where it does not belong), without cleaving it, appears to promote DNA repair by a pathway involving RecA, rather than base excision.) has product MAKKPAPDETAAPLVPRAGGVDALREAAAGCRACELWERGTQTVFGAGPQGARIVFVGEQPGNEEDLAGAPFVGPSGKLLDQGLEAAGIDRSLAYVTNVVKHFKWEPRGKRRIHAKPNAREIAACRPWLDAELAAVKPLAVVCLGATAAQALLGRGFRVTQSRGELLERTGLAPWVMATVHPSSVLRAPDDESRRRERARFFEDLAKLAPLVRR; this is encoded by the coding sequence ATGGCGAAAAAACCGGCCCCCGACGAAACCGCCGCCCCCCTCGTCCCGCGGGCGGGCGGGGTCGATGCCCTCCGGGAGGCAGCTGCGGGCTGCCGGGCCTGTGAGCTCTGGGAACGGGGCACGCAGACCGTCTTCGGCGCCGGGCCGCAGGGCGCCAGGATCGTCTTCGTCGGCGAGCAGCCGGGCAACGAGGAGGATCTCGCCGGCGCGCCCTTCGTCGGCCCTTCCGGCAAGCTGCTGGACCAGGGGCTCGAGGCCGCCGGCATCGACCGCAGCCTCGCCTACGTCACCAACGTGGTGAAGCACTTCAAATGGGAGCCGCGCGGCAAGCGCCGGATCCACGCCAAGCCCAACGCCCGGGAGATCGCCGCCTGCAGGCCCTGGCTCGACGCGGAGCTCGCGGCGGTGAAGCCGCTGGCCGTGGTCTGTCTCGGCGCCACCGCGGCCCAGGCGCTCCTCGGCCGGGGCTTCCGGGTGACGCAATCGCGCGGCGAGCTCCTCGAGCGCACCGGGCTCGCACCGTGGGTGATGGCCACGGTCCATCCCTCCTCGGTGCTCCGCGCCCCCGACGACGAGTCCCGCCGCCGGGAGCGCGCGCGCTTCTTCGAAGACCTCGCGAAGCTCGCGCCGCTGGTTCGCCGCTAG
- a CDS encoding choice-of-anchor D domain-containing protein — protein sequence MRWLVVLIPILAACSCEEKISAAAGDVVATPQSLDFGGVFLGEEGEAEVVFRNDGRTHVTLSAAELPPNFLVKPANLEIAPGATANWTFIFVPEVVGAAAGEAKLEITGAKNKEILLPLQGVGLARDVIVEALDFGLVPIGEERTLPLEVKSGSEGVLSVEMTLTGSESSAYQINTSRLELGPNETTTVQVTFQPQVRGPHVARLLLKTCADCQEQSVRITGQGAVQELRPAPSSIDFGMVTPGNVKTRNLKVTNTGDLPVQIGRVGLLPEGGPDFHADATAFPMELAAGESVSFDVSFQPPQDAEYIEQANAVQFYAADANTPIFNVPVTGRPGGPNLGVFPELIDFGQQPVNLRVENVVTVRNFGEPAAVRIVAARLEGPGAAAYTLQMRRQIGEDAEEWIAPELGLPADVGDAVANFKVSFRGTAPGDYGAELVISTDDDEDPEFRIPVTGNARETGPCSLQVRPGTLRFGLVANGGEYTRSVNVQNTGVDDCLIWDVRLAANGSPFFVTAGVPTTTTLIPAGGSLPLAVRFIPQGLADVRQESTLSFAHSTPGTPRMEIPVSGLPSRYNLEVTPNPVMFGALPIDYRSNVNVTVSNVGSFAVNMVSGNKTTETSAEFGIQPALGVPGPLAEGGQAVYQVSYAPAEAGGDNGMFELWIQEATEPLLLDARGSGTDEECGELCAAPQAICPGAQTTNVNNQIVLAGSGSDPAGDSLNCTWRVASGPTGSRAAPDNAAQCVTTFTPDIVGDYVMELTVTDPMGNTGTCTADVHANPFGGLWVEMYWSPAGDMDLHMLHPNAGSGTQRASWTDSSYACFYANCVTSRGGTLAWDTSSVNDDPSLDRDDIPGTGPENIRINQPSTTHSYAVGFKNFSNSNTPITVTYNVYCGGALVNAANNTFTSTTVSEFIYVGDVQYASAAACTFTPNGTVIPP from the coding sequence TTGCGTTGGCTTGTCGTACTCATTCCGATCCTCGCCGCCTGTTCCTGCGAGGAAAAGATCTCTGCTGCTGCCGGCGACGTCGTCGCGACGCCGCAGTCGCTCGACTTCGGCGGTGTCTTCCTCGGCGAGGAGGGCGAGGCGGAGGTCGTCTTCCGCAACGATGGCAGGACCCACGTCACGCTCTCGGCTGCGGAGCTGCCGCCGAATTTCCTGGTGAAGCCAGCGAATCTCGAGATCGCGCCGGGCGCCACCGCGAATTGGACCTTCATCTTCGTCCCCGAGGTGGTCGGAGCCGCTGCAGGCGAGGCGAAGCTCGAGATCACCGGCGCCAAGAACAAGGAGATCCTCCTGCCGCTGCAGGGCGTCGGCCTCGCCCGCGACGTGATCGTCGAAGCGCTCGATTTCGGTCTCGTCCCCATCGGTGAGGAGCGGACCCTGCCGCTCGAGGTGAAGAGCGGCAGCGAGGGCGTGCTCAGCGTCGAGATGACGCTGACCGGCTCCGAGTCCAGCGCCTACCAGATCAACACCAGCCGCCTGGAGCTCGGCCCCAACGAGACCACTACTGTGCAGGTGACCTTCCAGCCGCAGGTCCGCGGCCCGCACGTGGCCCGGCTGCTGCTGAAGACCTGCGCCGACTGCCAGGAGCAGAGCGTCCGGATCACCGGGCAGGGCGCCGTCCAGGAGCTGCGTCCCGCCCCCAGCAGCATCGACTTCGGCATGGTGACGCCGGGCAACGTCAAGACCCGCAACCTCAAGGTCACCAACACCGGCGACCTGCCGGTGCAGATCGGCAGGGTGGGGCTGCTGCCCGAGGGCGGCCCCGACTTCCACGCCGACGCGACCGCGTTCCCGATGGAGCTCGCCGCCGGCGAGAGCGTCTCCTTCGACGTCTCCTTCCAGCCGCCGCAGGACGCCGAGTACATCGAGCAGGCGAACGCCGTGCAGTTCTACGCCGCGGACGCCAACACGCCGATCTTCAACGTCCCGGTCACCGGCAGGCCCGGTGGCCCGAACCTCGGGGTCTTCCCGGAGCTGATCGACTTCGGCCAGCAGCCGGTGAACCTCCGGGTCGAGAACGTCGTCACCGTCCGCAACTTCGGTGAGCCCGCCGCCGTGCGTATCGTCGCCGCCCGCCTCGAGGGCCCCGGCGCCGCCGCCTACACCCTGCAGATGCGCCGGCAGATCGGCGAGGACGCGGAGGAGTGGATCGCGCCGGAGCTGGGCCTTCCGGCAGACGTCGGCGATGCGGTCGCCAACTTCAAGGTCTCCTTCCGCGGCACCGCTCCCGGCGACTACGGCGCGGAGCTCGTCATCTCCACCGACGACGACGAGGACCCGGAGTTCCGGATCCCCGTCACCGGCAACGCCAGGGAGACCGGCCCCTGCAGCCTCCAGGTGCGGCCCGGCACCCTGCGCTTCGGCCTGGTGGCCAACGGCGGTGAGTACACGCGCTCGGTCAACGTGCAGAACACCGGCGTAGACGACTGCCTGATCTGGGACGTGCGGCTGGCTGCGAACGGCTCGCCCTTCTTCGTCACCGCCGGTGTGCCGACCACCACGACGCTCATCCCCGCAGGCGGCAGCCTCCCCCTCGCGGTGCGCTTCATCCCGCAGGGCCTGGCCGACGTGCGGCAGGAGTCGACGCTCTCCTTCGCCCACTCGACCCCGGGCACCCCGCGGATGGAGATCCCGGTGAGCGGCCTGCCCAGCCGCTACAACCTCGAGGTCACGCCGAACCCGGTGATGTTCGGGGCGCTGCCCATCGACTACCGCAGCAACGTGAACGTCACGGTGAGCAACGTCGGCTCCTTCGCCGTGAACATGGTGAGCGGGAACAAGACCACCGAGACCTCCGCGGAGTTCGGCATCCAGCCGGCCCTCGGCGTTCCCGGCCCCCTCGCCGAGGGAGGCCAGGCGGTCTACCAGGTGAGCTACGCCCCGGCGGAGGCCGGTGGTGACAACGGCATGTTCGAGCTCTGGATCCAGGAGGCGACGGAGCCGCTCCTCCTCGACGCCCGTGGCTCCGGTACCGACGAGGAGTGCGGGGAGCTCTGCGCAGCGCCGCAGGCGATCTGCCCCGGTGCCCAGACCACCAACGTGAACAACCAGATCGTGCTCGCAGGCTCGGGCTCCGATCCCGCCGGCGACTCTCTCAACTGCACCTGGCGCGTCGCCTCCGGCCCCACCGGCTCCCGCGCCGCGCCGGACAACGCGGCGCAGTGCGTGACCACCTTCACCCCGGACATCGTCGGCGACTACGTGATGGAGCTGACCGTCACCGACCCGATGGGCAACACCGGCACCTGCACCGCCGACGTGCACGCCAATCCCTTCGGCGGCCTCTGGGTCGAAATGTACTGGAGCCCCGCTGGTGACATGGACCTGCACATGCTCCACCCGAACGCAGGGTCGGGTACGCAGCGCGCCTCCTGGACCGACTCGAGCTACGCCTGCTTCTACGCCAACTGCGTGACCAGCCGCGGCGGCACCCTCGCCTGGGATACGAGCAGCGTGAACGACGATCCGAGCCTCGACCGGGACGACATCCCCGGCACCGGCCCGGAGAACATCCGCATCAACCAGCCGAGCACGACCCACAGCTACGCGGTCGGCTTCAAGAACTTCAGCAACTCCAACACGCCGATCACGGTGACCTACAACGTCTACTGCGGCGGCGCGCTGGTGAACGCGGCGAACAACACCTTCACCTCGACCACGGTCTCCGAGTTCATCTACGTCGGTGACGTGCAGTACGCGAGCGCAGCGGCCTGCACCTTCACGCCGAACGGGACGGTGATTCCTCCGTGA
- a CDS encoding TlpA family protein disulfide reductase, whose product MSDLIESKRGGPIEPPRLIAPLPSAGYVGNAGGWLTELPPDPPWLIGMWGASCWYCKKGLQDLVPLAAEAGVPFVALHVPEFPDDEEPGYPERVLEELGLPIGMPGVYHHRDAREWAEMVAMLHWPTFVVVDRDRRATFRLIGYAGKGDSMYGPLRAALDAARKGA is encoded by the coding sequence ATGAGCGACCTCATCGAATCGAAGCGCGGCGGGCCGATCGAGCCGCCGCGGCTCATCGCCCCGCTGCCCAGCGCCGGCTACGTGGGCAATGCCGGCGGCTGGCTCACCGAGCTGCCACCCGATCCGCCGTGGCTCATCGGGATGTGGGGAGCCTCCTGCTGGTACTGCAAGAAGGGGCTGCAGGATCTCGTCCCCCTCGCAGCGGAGGCGGGCGTCCCCTTCGTCGCCCTCCATGTGCCCGAGTTCCCGGACGACGAAGAGCCCGGCTACCCCGAGCGTGTGCTCGAGGAGCTCGGGCTCCCGATCGGCATGCCGGGGGTCTACCACCACCGGGATGCGCGCGAGTGGGCGGAGATGGTGGCCATGCTCCATTGGCCCACCTTCGTGGTGGTGGACCGGGATCGCCGGGCCACCTTCCGCCTCATCGGTTATGCAGGCAAGGGCGACTCGATGTACGGCCCCCTGCGCGCAGCGCTGGACGCTGCGCGCAAGGGGGCGTGA
- a CDS encoding Stp1/IreP family PP2C-type Ser/Thr phosphatase encodes MNVASFGLSDVGRKRQHNEDAFLADDGLGLYIVCDGMGGHAAGEVAAARTTEVIREHVAANHQVLQDLATEPSPKNRAAAVALVEAAVQKACAAVYHLAQADAEKRGMGTTCVVLLVAGEKAVIGHVGDSRIYLLRNDEQHQLTEDHTLVQAQLKQGVITPEQALVSPYRNVITRAVGIQESVQVDTLLTDVVPGDVFLLCSDGLHGYLADDEGPRIAAQGTTSDLAQRLVDLANDRGGKDNVTALVVATEGPRAGGARGEAEARLEAMRKIPLFQHLSYKEQMAVLAIANARSYAAGQEIVREGAPAEQLFVVVKGRVVVEATGTPVAELRAGAHFGEMGLIDQASRSATVRALEPTRCVVLGRLELLALMRKEPVLAVKLLWSLVGGLAERLRATNAELAEARQGVVLSPGLPGNEIRKQ; translated from the coding sequence ATGAACGTGGCCTCCTTCGGCCTTTCCGACGTCGGGCGCAAGCGCCAGCACAACGAGGACGCCTTCCTCGCCGACGACGGTCTCGGGCTCTACATCGTCTGCGACGGCATGGGTGGCCACGCTGCCGGCGAGGTCGCCGCCGCCCGCACCACCGAGGTGATCCGCGAGCACGTCGCCGCGAACCACCAGGTGCTCCAGGATCTCGCCACCGAACCCTCGCCGAAGAACCGCGCCGCCGCGGTGGCGCTGGTGGAAGCTGCGGTGCAGAAGGCCTGCGCCGCGGTCTACCACCTCGCCCAGGCCGACGCGGAGAAGCGCGGCATGGGCACCACCTGCGTGGTGCTCCTCGTCGCCGGCGAAAAGGCGGTCATCGGCCACGTCGGCGACTCGCGCATCTACCTCCTGCGCAACGACGAGCAGCACCAGCTCACCGAGGACCACACCCTGGTCCAGGCGCAGCTGAAGCAGGGCGTGATCACGCCGGAGCAGGCCCTCGTCTCGCCCTACCGCAACGTGATCACCCGCGCCGTCGGCATCCAGGAGTCGGTGCAGGTCGACACGCTCCTCACCGACGTGGTGCCGGGCGACGTCTTCCTCCTCTGCTCCGACGGCCTCCACGGCTACCTCGCCGACGACGAGGGGCCGCGGATCGCAGCGCAGGGCACCACCTCGGATCTGGCGCAGCGCCTGGTCGACCTCGCCAACGATCGCGGCGGCAAGGACAACGTCACCGCGCTGGTGGTGGCCACCGAGGGCCCCCGCGCCGGGGGCGCTCGCGGCGAAGCGGAGGCGCGCCTCGAGGCGATGCGGAAGATCCCGCTCTTCCAGCACCTCAGCTACAAGGAGCAGATGGCGGTGCTCGCCATCGCCAACGCGCGCTCCTACGCAGCAGGCCAGGAGATCGTCCGGGAGGGTGCACCTGCCGAGCAGCTCTTCGTGGTGGTGAAGGGGCGCGTGGTGGTCGAGGCCACCGGCACCCCCGTCGCCGAGCTCCGCGCGGGCGCCCACTTCGGCGAGATGGGGCTCATCGATCAGGCCTCCCGCTCCGCCACCGTGCGCGCCCTCGAGCCCACCCGCTGCGTCGTCCTCGGGCGCCTCGAGCTCCTCGCGCTGATGCGCAAGGAGCCGGTGCTGGCGGTGAAGCTCCTCTGGAGCCTGGTGGGCGGCCTCGCCGAGCGGCTCCGCGCCACCAACGCCGAACTCGCCGAGGCGCGGCAGGGCGTGGTGCTCTCGCCGGGGCTCCCCGGCAACGAGATCCGAAAGCAGTAG